The Gossypium arboreum isolate Shixiya-1 unplaced genomic scaffold, ASM2569848v2 Contig00265, whole genome shotgun sequence DNA window AGTCCATTCAAAAGTTTGGCCACTTCTTTGTTGCTACCTAAACAATGGTGAAGAACCCCTTTGTGGTGAAGAAATCCCACATCTTCAGCTGAGTTAATCAAACCATCGAAAAGAACAAATACGATGTGACATAAGGTCTGCACTTGGGATGGCATTGTTCATAGGCCACCATGTTTCGAAACAGGGTTCCCTTGTGATCATCGACGTAGAGAGGAGGGACTTTAGCCACCTCCCTCAGAGCTTACATCTAGTGGAGGACAATTAACAGCTTTCTCAATCACGACACCAGCTTCCATTAGCTCCGTCATGGACCGCACCATGTCAATCCCCTCTTCTGCTGCATTGCTCGAACCGCTCGTCTTGATACTTTTTAGTCCTTGTGATAAGTTTATAGGAAATGGGAGGATACTTTGCCTGAAAAGGCCAAGAAAATGCAACGTGTTCTGAATTCCTTGTGCATTCATGGCCCGCACATCCCTTTGAGACTGCAATAGAGGATTGAAAAACAAAAGGCAAGCTGTTCCAAGCAAGTGCTTGATTCATCTGATCTTTTGTCAGCTCAAACAATTTCTGCAAAACAAAAGGAAAGCTGGTTTTCAAGCATGATCAGATCCCGACGAAGAGTAGGCAGCATCCACCTTTGAACAGAGGAGCACACTGAAAGTTGTTGTGCTTCAACTCTCAAGAGCTCCACAATAAAGCAGCCATCAACCAGCATCATCCTAACAAATTTATCCTTACTATGTTGTTCAGCATTGTCCCAGTAGCATCTACGAGCATCCTGCTCCAAATCTTCCATGGCTTTCATCGCTGGGTCTAGTTCCACCCCATTAGGCTGTTTTGGACGAAAGAGGCAGTGAAAGAATTTCCATTTTAGCTCTTCCATTGCTTGTAACCTTTGTCCAAGATGGTAAGGACTGATTGAGATGATAGTGGGAGCATAGGCGTCGGGTTGCACCTTACGCATGTTAATGGGGACCTTGTATATGCACGCATTTTCTCTATCATTGGGAACATTAATTGCCAACTCCTCCTCCAATGTGGTTTTCCACTTTGATAAATTTTGTTGATTCCAAGctttggtaatgtcatgaaagGTTCTGCTTGTCTTGTGCAAAAGCAACCTTGTAAGGGAGCAGTTTCTCATTTCCAGATGTGAAGATGTTACAAGAAAAAGAGTAACTGAGTCACTTAGGATAAAATTGACAAGGAAGAATAGTTCAACTCTTAAACAGTAAGGTTAAGTTGTCTATTAATTGAATCTATCCTCAACAAGTGTGCAAAAGCAACAGTTATTGCAATGGCTCCTATGCTTGGTTTAGAGCGGGGTTGGTACACCATTATTTCAGAAGTTGGGTGGTAGGCATTTCCACCTGTTACAATATGTAAATAATACACACGTTTCAATAAGGTGGTTAGGCAGTTGATAAATTAGTTTTATTGTTAAGGGTTGTTAACAGCATTTACATCTCTCTGTTTGTGTAtgtgaaaccattttttaaatcgagttttaaaaataggaatcgactttaaaaacaaaatggagtcgccaccaatctttttaggtgtgattggatcacctttaaaacattttgttttaaaatcattagttttgtcTCGAAATAAAAGAACGAGTTCAGAGTTGGTTACgttcgaggaaggattagcaccctcatgcgcccaaaattggtacctaattaattatcaaatgtctttaaggtcggaaatttaaaaattttgagatgcaatcctctttaaaatattttgattttgaaaattgagattcacttgtatcaaaatattgacactaagttagccccTTTTTTTTTGAGATCCTATCTCAAACAACAAAAcatacatccaataagttaggatacaatgctttgaaattccaagacattgcttgtattttaaaaatcttaaaaatttagaagggtacttgactattcgaactcaacgagaaaagttgcaacccaataagttagggcactacttttctaagtttccaaacatcaagcattgccttttatttttaaaaaaccttggaatattattttaaatgatgttttaggatgacatattaatgcatcatgaagcatagatgtacaaaatattctaacatttccatacaaacataaataatatcattaagacaaaactaaataacatgaacatcgtttaataaaaaaatcatactagggtaaatataagataataaacaaataaaagagtAAACTAAGAGAAAAcatataatacatgcaaaaattatacaacaatatatatcataaaatagcacataaaagaaataattaaacatagcatataaaaaaatgaaactatgcacaaataagataaatgacttacactaaaaaaatgaataaataaaacatttacaaattataaaaatataatgcaatagttcaaaatacatgaaatgataatataatatatatacatgcatagaaaatatatatttgaaaataaactatataaaaggttaaatattataatatataaaatacataatcaaatgtataaaagataagaataaatatacatatttgaaaaatgaagaaattaaaataaaaaaggttgaaaaactaagatagacaaagaataaaataagaacaaaccacagtaAGAGCATgagaggagagaaatttgagtgaatgctctcaagaattcttattgcttcccaaaactcaagtgatttacaatggaggaaaggcctctatttatagttgagcctcccaaaTCCAGCAGtgcagatcaattacatcaacggttaagattaaaggatatctacaaattaaatcttcaagattacaaaatcatatcttctaagattatatatcatatctaagattgcaatcatatctaagattgcatcatatctaagattgcaatcatatctaagattatatcatatctaagattgcatatcacatctaagattgcatatcattgaagattatatttccatatgagtcaaacttgtagatggaccttaaatcttttcaagtaatgggtcattcgatcgggccaaattatatttgtaatctggatgaacttggacttcgtttttttgggtttattattttattttggacTTATTTGgctcgggcaaaattgagtgtctatagCTGCCCTTTTGCTCATTGTTGTATAtgaggaatagagcaaagactataaaatgaCCAATTTTGCCCGAGCTTGCCGACTTCAGACTTCATGGTCCTCAATCTGCTCCTTGCAAACTCAAGATTGTTATGTTGATATCTTCAATCGCTCTCCATCAAACACGAGACGCCTAAATTAACTTCTTCAATTTGTTCCACGACAATACGGAGAtgtcaaatcatcttagatttgctttaacgtaagcacgtgaaagccaaatcagctatgtctttgatcAGTTCCACGTAAGCATAGGAATGCCAAATCATTATCTTCAACGTGTTCCCAGCAAGGTTTGAAATTTTCGATCGCTTCGCAAACTCGGGAAGTCAAGATCCGCATTCTTCAACCTGCTCCTTGCAAACTCAAGGCGCCATGATGAAATCTTTAACTTTGCTCCCGCAAACTCGAGAACGCCATGCTAATATCTTGACACCTTTGCTAACTCGAGAAGTCAAAATCGCTTTCTTCAACCTGCCTCTTGCAAACTCAAAGACGCCATCTGAAATCTTCAACCTGCTTCCTACAAACTCGGGAGCGCCATGTGATATCTTCGATGCTTTCTTGTGAACTCAAGAAGTCAAGATCGCTTTTCTTTGCTCTTGCAAACTCAAGGACGCCATCTGAAATCTTCAACCTGCTCCTCGCAAACTCATGAGCGCATCTTTTTTTGATCTGCTTCATTGCTGAAAGTCAAGATCACTTCTCTTCAACTGCTCCTGCAAACTCAAGGATGCCATCCTATCTTCAACTTGTTTCCGCAAATTCGAGAGGCGTCATGCGATATCTTGATCGCTTCTGCGCGAACTCGTAAAGTTAAGATCTTTCTTCAACTCTCCTCTTTAAACTCAAGGacgccatgctgaaatcttcaatcACTTCTGCAAACTCAAGAATgccatgatgaaattttgatcTACATTGTCCCCAGGATACATAACCTAGAATGCTTATGCTTAATGATTAGGATGCCATAAttgaaatgagtcaaatgctttCCTAATTAAACATACTATGATGCAATAAATGTCATAAGAATGATTCCTATTTCATATGTTATCACTCATTCATCTATCGAGATTTCCACGTTGTTCTCGACGTATCAATCATACTCTACTTGTGTGTTTTGTATTTCTCCCATCAATTTGGTCCATTGTACCATTCCCCAAATGTTACACCCGAGATATTTGTGAAATGACCGTCTCTTAGGGTCAATACTTGCTTAATTTGTCCCATTTGGGATAAtcttaatttctttatttaactTCTACACGAGAATCCTTTAAACAAATATCCCGTTtcatttcttgtattatctaaaacttccaaatatatataaaacttcTTTTGTAAAATATTATCAGTCATTAATTGATACTTCAAtataaaatgcttgaaaaaggtcACAATAATGGACGAGAAAGAAATTAATTAGGAGCATAGCTCGAGATAATTAATCAAAGATAGCCAAGAAACTAATTAGGGCTTATCTTGGAAAAGAAAGTAATTAAAGTTAGCAACTTCAAAAATAGGTAAGATGAAAATTAGGTGCCTGCATTCAAACTGGTTTCTTTGTACCAACCtcttgaggaccattttgagttcaatatgtgtttagggatccaaagtactttgtcgatgccccaagtcGTAACATACTTCTTCTTTGTCAATTTAGGTATAGCGAGACTACCATTCGCCCCACTTTGATCGAAATTTGAGCcgcttttcgggttttcaactcaaaacccctttggtctcaaagcgccctttgggTTTTCGCCttgcttctcttttttttttcttttccttttttctttttcttttctctttcttttttttttttttcattttttttttctttgaaggtCACAAAGTGCCTTTTGGGTTCGCCTTGGCCTCTCTCTTTTGATATCCGAATCCGAGTTTGCGAGAATTTATCTCAGTCAAACTCAATGCTCCTCCGGAAAACCCTACATAAGGTCCTTCCTCATTTTGGCATTCTCCTTCATTTGAAATCCTTTTGAATAGAAATGATCTTCCTCAATATCAAGTCCATCATGAATCGGCCTCATTCGTTTACATTGTGCATACTTTCAAGCCCTTTTTTCAACTTCATCGACTCGACTAAATCAAAGTTTGAAAATGAATCTCAATGGGCAGAACCACCTCTATTCTATAAACTAAATGGAAAAGTGTTGCCCAATGAAAGTCCTAGTCATTGTAAGCATAGAGGGTAAGTGatagcttctcatgccaatcctTGCAAGTCTAGGTCACCTTCcataattttgttattttctttcttttgtgcttTTCTTTTTAGCATCCTTTCTTTGTCTTGTAATATGCCATTTGATCTTTGAGCAATTGtaaattttgttgttttgattaatttattgaACATGATCATTTTGGCATTCTTtgaaaaatttctttctttttccttttttttgaaatttggtatTGTTGACTTTGCAATATTGGCATAAAAGCAACATTCACCCTCTTGATAACTTGATGTCAATGGCCTCATAACATGCATGCCCTATATATGAAGGAAATGAAGAAGTCACGTAACCCTTGTCTCTTGTAATTAGTCTTTTAGCATAGCTCATGCGATCCCCTTCCATGGTGAACCAACAATGCTCAAACCTCATATT harbors:
- the LOC128288708 gene encoding UPF0481 protein At3g47200-like, which translates into the protein MRNCSLTRLLLHKTSRTFHDITKAWNQQNLSKWKTTLEEELAINVPNDRENACIYKVPINMRKVQPDAYAPTIISISPYHLGQRLQAMEELKWKFFHCLFRPKQPNGVELDPAMKAMEDLEQDARRCYWDNAEQHSKDKFVRMMLVDGCFIVELLRVEAQQLSVCSSVQRWMLPTLRRDLIMLENQLSFCFAEISQRDVRAMNAQGIQNTLHFLGLFRQSILPFPINLSQGLKSIKTSGSSNAAEEGIDMVRSMTELMEAALREVAKVPPLYVDDHKGTLFRNMVAYEQCHPKCRPYVTSYLFFSMV